A stretch of the Mycobacterium sp. ITM-2016-00317 genome encodes the following:
- a CDS encoding permease, with the protein MGGFGHPQSRRGRGGDAPSWHAATTFFHAYVGAIWPALLVALLLSACVQAFVPRSWLPRLLNRSNPFTSAVSGGAAGMPSMMCACCAAPVAVTLRRGGVNQAAAVAYWLGNPLLNPAVLVFLALVAPWQWTVTRVLVGVAAVVGGSALMAVVARQRDTSVPPEVVPALADTRGEPGPAARFGMALVRLCVVLIPEYLAMVLLIGAGRGWLLTLIDPSNRSVLIVVVAAVLGTLMVIPTAGEIPILHGLALLGVSSGVLGALLITLPAVSLPGIAMVARSFGWRTTAATAAMIVVAGLAGGALLSVL; encoded by the coding sequence GTGGGCGGGTTCGGACATCCTCAAAGCCGGCGGGGTCGCGGCGGCGACGCTCCAAGTTGGCACGCGGCGACGACGTTCTTCCACGCCTATGTCGGCGCGATCTGGCCCGCGCTGCTGGTGGCACTGCTGCTCAGCGCCTGCGTGCAGGCGTTCGTTCCGCGCAGTTGGCTGCCCAGGCTGCTCAACCGGTCCAATCCGTTCACCAGTGCGGTCAGCGGCGGCGCGGCCGGCATGCCGTCGATGATGTGTGCGTGCTGCGCAGCGCCCGTGGCCGTGACGTTGCGTCGCGGTGGCGTCAATCAGGCTGCCGCAGTGGCATATTGGCTGGGCAATCCGCTGCTCAACCCGGCGGTGCTGGTCTTCCTTGCCCTAGTCGCGCCGTGGCAGTGGACCGTGACCAGGGTGCTCGTCGGTGTCGCGGCGGTCGTCGGAGGATCGGCGCTCATGGCCGTCGTGGCACGACAGCGCGACACCTCCGTGCCGCCGGAAGTCGTCCCGGCACTCGCCGACACCCGCGGCGAACCAGGACCGGCGGCCCGCTTCGGCATGGCCCTCGTCCGGCTGTGCGTCGTGCTGATCCCGGAGTACCTGGCGATGGTCCTGCTGATCGGTGCCGGACGCGGTTGGCTGCTCACGCTGATCGATCCTTCGAACAGAAGCGTGCTGATCGTCGTGGTCGCGGCGGTACTCGGCACCCTGATGGTCATCCCGACGGCCGGTGAGATCCCCATCCTGCACGGGCTTGCACTGCTCGGCGTCTCGTCGGGCGTGCTGGGTGCACTGCTGATCACGCTGCCGGCCGTCAGCCTCCCCGGTATCGCGATGGTGGCACGCAGCTTCGGCTGGCGCACGACTGCGGCCACCGCAGCCATGATCGTGGTCGCCGGACTGGCGGGCGGCGCGCTGCTCAGCGTCCTCTGA
- a CDS encoding metalloregulator ArsR/SmtB family transcription factor gives MQSTVFAALGEPSRLRMVELLRTGPLSVGEIAEKLDIRQPQVSKHLRVLGESGIVSYEALARQRIYHLTAEPFEQIAEWIGSFETLWDVRLDSLGAYLDSIAGERTDHAPEDG, from the coding sequence GTGCAGTCAACGGTCTTTGCGGCGCTCGGGGAGCCGAGCCGTCTCAGGATGGTCGAGCTGCTGCGCACCGGGCCGCTGTCGGTGGGGGAGATCGCCGAGAAGTTGGACATTCGCCAGCCGCAGGTCAGTAAACACCTTCGGGTACTGGGGGAGTCGGGGATCGTCAGCTATGAGGCACTGGCCCGGCAACGGATCTACCACCTCACCGCCGAGCCGTTCGAGCAGATCGCCGAGTGGATCGGATCCTTCGAAACGCTCTGGGACGTCCGCCTGGACTCGCTGGGCGCCTACCTCGACTCGATCGCCGGAGAAAGGACCGACCATGCCCCAGAAGACGGGTGA
- a CDS encoding DUF1801 domain-containing protein, which translates to MPQKTGDSAVTAKIAELPAYRDVAARLHKVITDAAPELRPRLWYGMPGYAKTDKGPVICFFRVDADDYVTFGLTEKASLSPDADAPHKLIGSAWFLTQLDPPTEARITEIVTRAAS; encoded by the coding sequence ATGCCCCAGAAGACGGGTGACAGCGCGGTGACCGCCAAGATCGCCGAGTTGCCGGCCTACCGTGACGTCGCAGCCCGACTGCACAAGGTCATCACAGACGCCGCACCCGAACTCAGACCTCGCCTCTGGTACGGCATGCCGGGCTACGCAAAAACCGACAAAGGGCCGGTGATCTGCTTCTTCCGGGTCGACGCCGATGACTACGTGACGTTCGGGCTCACCGAAAAGGCCAGCCTCTCACCGGATGCGGACGCACCACACAAGCTGATCGGCTCTGCCTGGTTCCTCACCCAACTGGACCCGCCCACCGAGGCCCGTATCACCGAGATCGTCACCCGGGCCGCCAGCTGA
- a CDS encoding SRPBCC domain-containing protein, with protein sequence MLLQLLKPKNLSFERTYRAPVDTVWRAWTDPEMLRQWWGPENTVVPECRVDLRVGGEIYIVMEAGEAMGKYQGTRWPMAGTFTHIDTGIALTYDARSWTEGEEAGSTIQHTNDVTLTEGDGTTTVRLRVTITKIGPKAKMAAFGMKWGYKAQLDKLEKYLAAS encoded by the coding sequence ATGCTCTTGCAACTGCTCAAACCCAAGAACCTCAGCTTCGAACGCACCTACCGCGCGCCTGTCGACACGGTGTGGCGGGCGTGGACCGATCCCGAAATGCTCCGGCAGTGGTGGGGTCCGGAGAACACGGTCGTCCCCGAGTGCCGCGTCGATCTGCGCGTCGGGGGTGAGATCTACATCGTCATGGAGGCCGGCGAAGCAATGGGCAAGTACCAGGGCACCCGCTGGCCCATGGCAGGCACGTTCACGCACATCGATACCGGCATCGCGTTGACCTACGACGCGCGCTCGTGGACCGAGGGCGAAGAAGCGGGCTCCACGATCCAGCACACCAACGACGTCACGCTGACCGAGGGCGACGGAACGACCACCGTACGGCTTCGCGTGACCATCACCAAGATCGGCCCGAAGGCGAAGATGGCCGCGTTCGGCATGAAGTGGGGCTACAAGGCCCAGCTCGACAAGCTCGAGAAGTATCTCGCAGCCAGCTGA
- a CDS encoding PLDc N-terminal domain-containing protein, with protein sequence MLVDLTRRPASQIRGPKALWRALSVVRPVGPLAYFAFGRLDPAPS encoded by the coding sequence GTGCTGGTCGACCTGACACGACGGCCGGCATCGCAGATCCGCGGTCCCAAAGCACTGTGGCGGGCGTTGTCGGTGGTGCGGCCGGTCGGTCCGCTCGCGTACTTCGCCTTCGGGCGACTCGACCCCGCACCTTCTTAG
- a CDS encoding cytochrome P450: MNSRPTDTAADVFADPMAYTDEDRLHAALTHLRDKHPVAWVDKAPYRPFWAITKHADISGIERDSDLFISASRAVLAVAWEDDLAQADLEAGTGLRTLMRMDGRSHRKMRAIAADWFRPKALRDLEERVDALAARYVDRMHDIGTECDFVTDIAANFPLYVIMSLLGIPERDFAHILRLTKEMVGGDDAEYRRIDNPQGRKSVITDFFQYFSDLTLSRRRTPTGDMASAIANARIDGALLSDADAASYYLLMAVAGHDTTKAAMSGGLLALIEHPGELARLQRDPGLIGTAVEEMIRWSTPVKEFMRTAAVDTMVRGIPIAKGDAVYLAYVSGNRDEEVFDDPFRFDVGRDPNRHLAFGKGVHFCLGASLARMEMNSLFSRLIPRLDHIELSGKPELMATTFVGGLKHLPIRYTMR; encoded by the coding sequence ATGAACAGTCGTCCGACTGACACCGCCGCCGACGTCTTCGCAGATCCCATGGCGTACACCGACGAGGACCGCCTACACGCGGCGCTGACCCACCTGCGGGACAAGCACCCCGTGGCTTGGGTCGACAAGGCGCCCTACCGACCGTTCTGGGCGATCACGAAACACGCTGACATCAGTGGCATCGAGCGCGACAGCGACCTCTTCATCTCCGCGTCCCGTGCCGTACTGGCCGTCGCGTGGGAGGACGATCTCGCCCAAGCTGACCTTGAGGCGGGTACCGGTCTTCGCACGCTGATGCGTATGGACGGCCGGAGCCATCGCAAGATGCGGGCGATCGCCGCCGACTGGTTCCGCCCCAAGGCACTGCGTGACCTCGAGGAACGTGTCGACGCACTAGCTGCACGTTACGTCGACCGCATGCATGATATCGGCACGGAATGCGACTTCGTCACCGACATCGCGGCCAATTTCCCTCTCTACGTGATCATGTCGCTGCTCGGTATCCCCGAGCGCGACTTCGCCCACATTCTTCGCCTCACCAAGGAGATGGTCGGTGGCGACGATGCCGAGTACAGACGCATCGACAATCCTCAAGGACGGAAGTCGGTCATCACGGACTTCTTCCAGTACTTCTCCGATCTGACGCTGTCGCGACGAAGGACCCCGACCGGGGACATGGCCTCGGCGATCGCCAACGCGCGCATCGACGGCGCGCTGCTGTCGGACGCCGACGCCGCGTCGTACTACTTGCTCATGGCCGTCGCCGGGCACGACACCACCAAGGCCGCCATGAGCGGCGGCCTGCTGGCCTTGATCGAACACCCCGGCGAGTTGGCCCGACTCCAGCGGGATCCCGGCCTGATTGGTACCGCCGTCGAGGAGATGATCCGGTGGTCCACGCCGGTCAAGGAGTTCATGCGGACCGCCGCCGTCGACACGATGGTTCGCGGAATCCCGATAGCCAAGGGAGACGCGGTGTATTTGGCGTATGTGTCCGGCAACCGTGACGAGGAGGTCTTCGACGATCCGTTCCGGTTCGACGTCGGCCGCGACCCGAACAGACACCTCGCCTTCGGTAAAGGCGTGCACTTCTGCCTGGGCGCCTCGCTGGCGCGCATGGAGATGAATAGCCTTTTCAGTCGGCTGATCCCCCGTTTGGACCACATTGAGTTGTCGGGGAAACCCGAGTTGATGGCCACCACCTTCGTTGGTGGGCTCAAGCACCTACCAATCCGTTACACGATGCGCTGA
- a CDS encoding aldehyde dehydrogenase translates to MYFYDSLFIDGRWMKPASNETIALVSPSTEEVVGVVPSAEPRDVDAAVASARAAFDDAHGWPNWEPARRAAALEQLADELTARADELSCRVSSQNGMPIAFSRNVEAVTPALVLRYYAGILRDTQFESEQPHLMNGTTLIRREPMGVVAAIVPWNYPQSLASFKYAPALAAGCTVVLKPSPQTLLDSYTFAEAVSATAIPPGVVNIVGGGAEASAHLVEHPGVDKVAFTGSTEIGRQIAEVCGRLFRPVTLELGGKSAAIILDDADLDLSVIGERLFEATLLNNGQTCFLSTRILAPESRYSEVVDTLAALVSSLRVGDALDPATQIGPMVSSAHRDRVQRYIKKGIHEGARCVVGGNAARHDTGWFVEPTLFADVDNGATIAQEEIFGPVLSVIGYTDTDDAVRIANNSAYGLGGTVWTSDPDRGKPIARRIRTGTVGINRYQPDIGAPFGGVRSSGIGRELGSTAMDNYMHVKAIYA, encoded by the coding sequence GTGTATTTCTACGATTCGCTTTTCATCGACGGTAGATGGATGAAGCCTGCGTCCAATGAGACCATCGCACTGGTGTCGCCCAGCACGGAGGAAGTCGTGGGCGTGGTGCCCTCCGCGGAGCCGCGTGACGTGGACGCCGCGGTTGCCTCCGCTCGTGCCGCGTTCGACGATGCTCATGGGTGGCCCAACTGGGAACCGGCGAGGCGAGCCGCCGCTCTCGAGCAGTTGGCCGACGAACTGACGGCCCGGGCCGATGAACTTTCGTGCCGTGTCTCGTCGCAGAACGGGATGCCGATCGCGTTCTCACGCAATGTAGAAGCGGTCACGCCTGCTCTGGTTCTGCGCTATTACGCAGGGATTCTTCGCGATACCCAGTTCGAATCCGAGCAGCCTCACCTGATGAACGGCACGACGTTGATCCGGAGAGAACCAATGGGGGTGGTGGCAGCCATCGTGCCGTGGAATTATCCTCAATCCCTCGCCTCGTTCAAATACGCTCCAGCGCTTGCCGCGGGTTGCACCGTGGTGCTCAAACCTTCCCCTCAGACGCTGCTAGACAGCTACACCTTCGCCGAAGCCGTTTCGGCAACTGCTATTCCACCGGGTGTGGTCAACATCGTGGGTGGTGGCGCCGAGGCCAGTGCTCACCTCGTCGAACATCCCGGGGTCGACAAGGTGGCATTCACGGGCTCGACAGAGATCGGACGCCAGATCGCTGAGGTATGTGGTCGGCTCTTCCGCCCGGTAACTCTGGAACTGGGTGGGAAATCGGCAGCGATCATCCTCGATGATGCCGACCTCGACCTTTCGGTCATCGGCGAGCGACTCTTCGAGGCGACGCTGCTGAACAACGGTCAAACCTGCTTCTTGAGCACGCGGATCCTGGCCCCCGAAAGTCGTTATTCCGAGGTCGTCGACACTCTTGCCGCCTTGGTCTCGTCGCTTCGCGTGGGAGACGCACTCGATCCCGCTACTCAGATCGGCCCCATGGTTTCCAGCGCACACCGAGACCGCGTCCAGCGCTATATCAAAAAGGGCATACACGAAGGGGCGCGCTGCGTCGTAGGCGGAAACGCTGCACGGCACGACACCGGATGGTTCGTCGAGCCAACACTTTTCGCCGATGTGGACAATGGCGCCACGATTGCGCAGGAGGAGATCTTCGGGCCGGTCCTGTCGGTCATCGGTTATACCGACACCGACGACGCAGTGCGCATCGCCAACAATTCGGCCTACGGGCTCGGTGGGACCGTTTGGACCTCCGATCCAGACCGAGGCAAGCCCATCGCCCGCCGGATCCGCACCGGCACCGTCGGCATCAACCGCTACCAACCCGATATCGGAGCACCGTTCGGTGGCGTGCGCAGCAGTGGAATTGGCCGTGAGTTGGGTTCTACCGCAATGGACAACTACATGCACGTCAAAGCGATCTACGCCTGA
- a CDS encoding sigma-70 family RNA polymerase sigma factor, whose protein sequence is MDSANHSVDMAGGGEQDAAASNTPTVQDWSRGSAELRFAAEALPVREDLRRIALRYTRNAHDAEDLIQETYLRAWTHFTSFESGTNVRAWMARIMGHIWIDMHRRATRRPQETLFESWDGHAAHSMDVAQSAEAVALQRQGDDSLKECIARLPKSFQAVVFYADVCQFPISEIAAIERIPVGTATSRLYRARRRLRSQLTSNGEVIVADVHGGTHGDEGAAPSRQVGVQTTSGPTEGTTAVTRRH, encoded by the coding sequence ATGGACAGCGCCAATCATTCCGTTGACATGGCAGGCGGGGGAGAACAGGACGCCGCGGCGTCAAACACACCGACGGTTCAGGATTGGAGCCGAGGCTCGGCGGAGCTGCGCTTCGCCGCCGAAGCCCTCCCCGTACGCGAGGACCTTCGGCGGATTGCCCTCCGCTACACCAGGAACGCACATGACGCGGAGGACCTCATCCAGGAGACTTACCTCAGGGCGTGGACACACTTCACATCGTTCGAATCCGGAACAAACGTCCGGGCCTGGATGGCGCGCATCATGGGGCACATTTGGATCGACATGCATCGACGAGCCACCCGGCGGCCGCAGGAAACGCTGTTCGAATCCTGGGACGGGCATGCGGCTCACAGTATGGACGTTGCGCAATCGGCAGAAGCGGTCGCACTACAGCGCCAAGGGGACGATTCGCTCAAGGAGTGCATTGCGCGGCTACCGAAGAGCTTTCAGGCGGTCGTCTTCTACGCGGATGTCTGCCAATTCCCCATCAGCGAAATCGCCGCGATCGAGCGCATTCCGGTCGGTACAGCGACGTCGCGTCTTTATCGGGCGCGCCGACGGCTACGCTCGCAACTCACCTCGAATGGGGAGGTCATCGTTGCCGATGTGCACGGCGGCACCCACGGAGATGAGGGCGCGGCGCCGAGCCGCCAAGTGGGGGTACAGACCACATCCGGTCCGACGGAAGGGACTACAGCTGTCACCCGGCGCCACTGA
- a CDS encoding GMC family oxidoreductase: protein MADNRGTEDPVAGGWTSEREIFDDSAGSADRGLAQRIRINQDRLRSALKTQYDFIVCGSGSSGSVVARRLAENPAVNVLLLEAGPDDDLESVLQPHLWPLNIGGATDWNYAAEPNPNLNGRSIPMNMGKVLGGGSSINVMMWARGHKNDWDYFASEADDDAWGYDAVLDIYRRIEDWRGAPDPERRGTGGVVYVQPAPDPHPVAPALVAAAAAVGLPTFDSQNGRIMEGGGGASLAEIRVCDGVRQSVFRSYTYPYMDRHNLTVLTHALVTRVTLEGSCATGVEFLYRGATHRIRAGSEVVLSLGAIQTPKVLMLSGIGDCPELSRVGITPTRHLPGVGRNMQDHPAVASVWESPQPMVPRNNAGEAVFFWKSDPGLDTPDIQTCQVERPIASPEAAARFGLPENGWTLGTGVVRPESRGSVRLTGADPTDPVRIDPNMLSAPADMAAAVAGVELSREIAYAAPLRPFVKREVKPGKLKGRELERFIRDAASTYWHQTCTAKMGRDEMSVVDGQLRVYGVDRLRIADGSIMPRITTGNTMAPCVVIGERAAELLKDAHGL from the coding sequence ATGGCTGACAACAGAGGTACAGAAGACCCGGTAGCGGGTGGCTGGACATCGGAACGCGAGATCTTCGATGACAGCGCCGGTTCCGCGGATCGCGGATTGGCGCAGCGGATCCGAATCAATCAGGACAGACTGCGTTCCGCATTGAAGACGCAGTACGACTTTATCGTCTGTGGATCAGGGTCTTCGGGATCGGTGGTGGCCCGTCGCCTCGCCGAGAATCCCGCGGTGAATGTGTTGCTACTCGAGGCCGGCCCCGACGATGACCTGGAGTCTGTCTTGCAGCCGCATCTGTGGCCGCTGAACATCGGCGGCGCGACGGACTGGAACTATGCCGCCGAACCCAACCCGAACCTCAACGGTCGGTCGATTCCGATGAACATGGGCAAGGTTCTTGGTGGCGGCTCGAGTATCAACGTGATGATGTGGGCACGTGGTCACAAGAACGACTGGGACTACTTCGCCTCTGAGGCCGACGACGACGCCTGGGGATACGATGCGGTGCTCGACATCTATCGTCGGATCGAAGATTGGCGCGGCGCGCCTGATCCGGAACGTCGCGGTACCGGCGGCGTCGTCTACGTACAGCCGGCACCGGACCCACACCCGGTAGCTCCCGCGCTTGTGGCTGCGGCAGCCGCTGTGGGGCTGCCAACCTTCGACAGCCAGAACGGGAGGATTATGGAGGGTGGGGGTGGAGCGTCGCTCGCTGAGATTCGCGTTTGTGACGGCGTGCGGCAATCGGTATTCCGCTCCTACACCTACCCGTACATGGACCGGCACAACCTCACCGTGCTGACCCATGCCCTCGTGACTCGGGTGACATTGGAAGGTAGTTGTGCAACCGGGGTGGAGTTCCTCTACCGAGGCGCGACGCACCGGATCCGTGCCGGTTCGGAGGTTGTACTGTCTCTCGGCGCGATCCAGACGCCAAAGGTGTTGATGCTCTCCGGCATCGGTGATTGTCCCGAACTGAGTCGTGTCGGCATCACACCCACTCGCCATCTTCCCGGCGTGGGCCGGAACATGCAGGACCATCCTGCCGTGGCTTCAGTATGGGAGTCGCCGCAACCGATGGTTCCCCGCAATAACGCAGGAGAGGCCGTCTTCTTCTGGAAGAGCGATCCGGGTCTCGACACGCCAGATATCCAGACGTGCCAGGTGGAGCGTCCAATCGCCAGTCCGGAAGCCGCCGCCCGATTCGGTCTCCCCGAGAATGGGTGGACATTAGGCACAGGTGTTGTACGACCGGAGAGCCGAGGGAGCGTGCGGTTGACCGGCGCTGATCCGACCGACCCTGTTCGCATCGACCCCAATATGTTGTCCGCTCCCGCGGACATGGCCGCCGCGGTGGCCGGCGTGGAACTATCCCGCGAGATCGCCTACGCTGCCCCGCTACGTCCGTTCGTGAAACGCGAAGTGAAGCCAGGCAAATTGAAGGGCCGGGAACTCGAAAGGTTCATCCGGGACGCCGCCTCTACGTACTGGCACCAGACGTGCACCGCCAAGATGGGCCGCGACGAGATGTCGGTGGTCGACGGCCAATTGCGGGTGTATGGAGTGGACCGCCTGCGCATCGCCGATGGCTCGATCATGCCCCGCATCACCACCGGAAATACCATGGCACCTTGTGTGGTCATCGGCGAGCGCGCAGCTGAACTGCTCAAAGACGCGCACGGGCTGTGA
- a CDS encoding molybdopterin-dependent oxidoreductase, which translates to MRIFGDVYTPMTVSVATLQSFQHHTQPVAVAAEGGTQRHVYIGATVESLLFTANPRGVDGQSHPFLTIAIVATGADGYAATLAWTEVLSEGTPSPALIAWAEDGTPLEQPRLVVPGDRNGARQVKDLTELKVVQLGSPDRSSGGDHARRRHRGTATG; encoded by the coding sequence GTGCGGATATTCGGCGACGTCTACACGCCCATGACGGTCAGTGTTGCCACCCTCCAGAGTTTCCAGCATCACACGCAACCGGTCGCAGTCGCGGCTGAGGGCGGTACACAGCGCCATGTCTACATCGGCGCGACCGTGGAGTCGTTGCTGTTCACGGCCAATCCGCGCGGCGTCGATGGCCAATCACATCCGTTCTTGACCATTGCAATCGTGGCAACCGGCGCGGACGGCTACGCCGCGACACTCGCATGGACCGAGGTCCTCTCGGAGGGCACGCCGTCACCAGCGCTCATTGCCTGGGCCGAGGACGGCACGCCACTTGAACAGCCCCGTCTGGTTGTGCCCGGCGACCGCAACGGCGCGCGCCAGGTCAAAGACCTCACCGAACTGAAAGTGGTGCAACTGGGATCGCCTGATCGTTCCTCTGGTGGTGATCACGCTCGCAGGAGGCACCGGGGCACCGCAACGGGGTGA
- a CDS encoding RNA polymerase sigma factor, whose amino-acid sequence MHEFLFKAARRELYRRSGTFTGKEVNDLALQVAADALLAVLAKLPSFRGESQLTTWAYRFAALELSNKLKCRRRHSWTLRAPMDHDDWDNFPDRVHHSPSRHAEAREMLTAVTQAVTTVLTERQRDVFIETVVEGNPPNDVADKYGISRNTLYKSIFDSRRKIRRFLAANGFDADGPALTDSR is encoded by the coding sequence ATGCACGAGTTCTTGTTCAAAGCCGCCCGTCGCGAGCTCTACCGCAGAAGTGGGACCTTCACCGGCAAGGAGGTCAATGACCTCGCCCTTCAGGTGGCAGCGGACGCGCTGTTGGCGGTGTTGGCGAAGCTGCCCAGCTTCCGAGGCGAAAGTCAGCTCACCACTTGGGCATACAGGTTTGCAGCCCTCGAGTTGTCAAACAAGCTCAAGTGCCGCCGTCGCCATTCGTGGACTCTCCGCGCGCCGATGGACCATGACGACTGGGACAACTTTCCCGACCGAGTTCACCACAGCCCGAGCCGTCACGCGGAGGCTCGCGAGATGCTGACAGCGGTGACCCAGGCGGTGACAACCGTGCTCACAGAACGGCAGCGGGACGTGTTCATCGAAACCGTAGTCGAGGGAAACCCGCCTAATGACGTCGCCGACAAGTACGGAATCTCACGAAACACGCTTTACAAGAGCATTTTCGACTCCCGCCGTAAGATCCGCAGATTCCTGGCAGCAAACGGGTTCGACGCCGATGGTCCAGCGCTGACCGACTCACGATGA
- a CDS encoding acetoacetate decarboxylase family protein, with product MKVLQEKTHGETQVQIPAEVTSAYPLPPYMFQDARMYTASIRVDPRDLEGILPQDLYPLPGFEDVVTVGFNKFAAPESNIRPYNELTIGMPATLRTSAREVSGHYVIQMFLGSSTPESAVSPIMAGHHLLGMPKREAEFTVDGDFDHAVAIKVMRHGVVVVDVDVDKRGAPAEPSALARMVEEVAFVLKAIPKADGSGWDVLQLAGQPLETADDYHVHDCRGANITFADNRITLDTGRVLHIKEVLSATFTHMDFMLGWRGTVHDYLAK from the coding sequence ATGAAAGTGTTGCAGGAGAAGACGCACGGTGAAACGCAAGTTCAAATTCCCGCTGAGGTCACATCAGCGTATCCACTGCCGCCCTACATGTTCCAAGACGCACGCATGTATACCGCGTCGATTCGCGTCGACCCACGCGACCTAGAGGGCATCCTGCCCCAAGACCTCTACCCGCTACCTGGCTTCGAAGATGTCGTGACCGTCGGTTTCAACAAGTTCGCGGCGCCCGAAAGCAACATCAGGCCCTACAACGAGCTCACCATCGGGATGCCGGCGACGCTGAGAACATCAGCTCGGGAGGTCTCCGGCCACTACGTAATCCAGATGTTCCTTGGCAGCAGCACACCAGAGAGCGCAGTTTCTCCCATCATGGCGGGGCACCATCTCCTGGGAATGCCCAAACGAGAAGCCGAGTTCACTGTCGATGGCGACTTCGACCACGCGGTGGCGATCAAGGTCATGCGTCATGGGGTCGTCGTCGTCGACGTCGACGTCGACAAGCGCGGCGCGCCGGCTGAACCATCCGCCTTGGCCCGAATGGTCGAGGAGGTCGCCTTCGTCCTCAAGGCGATTCCGAAGGCCGACGGCTCGGGATGGGACGTATTGCAGCTAGCGGGCCAACCGCTCGAAACGGCGGACGACTACCACGTGCACGACTGCCGGGGCGCAAACATCACTTTCGCGGATAACCGGATAACTCTTGATACGGGACGGGTCCTGCACATCAAGGAAGTTCTGAGCGCAACATTCACCCACATGGACTTCATGCTGGGATGGAGAGGGACAGTGCACGATTATCTCGCAAAATAG